Sequence from the Pirellulales bacterium genome:
TGTGTACCTCGAACGTGTAACTCGCCGGGCGACCGACGTAGCGCACCTTGGGGCCTGCGGCCGTGAGTTCGAGCGTGGGCCGCTCGACGACGACGGCACACGAGGCGTCGGCCACGGCCGAGTTGCCGACGTGGACGGTTCCCTGAATGTCATATTCGCCGGCCGCGGCCGGGGTACACGTGATTTCGATCGGGCGACTCTCGCCGGGACCCAGCGCACCGAGTGCATAGTGCACCTCGGGGCCGTCCGGATGTTGCAATCCTTCCGGCAGGCTTACGACCAACTCGATGTTGCTGGTCGCTTCGCCACGATTGACGACGGTGAACGCGAGCGTTTCGCTGCGGCCAAGCTGCCATTGCGAGTTCGCCGTGGCCGTCAATTCAAGTTGCGGACGGATGACGCTCAGCGCGCCGGCGGCGACCGTGGTCGAACGCACCGTGGCGGTAGGGACCAGGTTGCCTTGGCCCGTGGGCGTCAGTTGCAGCGCGATGCGGCGCGAGGCCCCGGCGTCGAGTTGGCCCAGGTTCCAAGTGCAGATGGTGCCGTCGGCTTCGGCGGGCGGCTCCGAGCCGTTGAGCATCAGCCCAGCCGGTAGCTCGGCTTGAACCACGACCTCATGCGCCATGGCTGCGCCACGGTTTTGTACGACCAGCGCGCCTTCGACGGCCTGCTCGGTCGTCGCCGCGGCGGGCAGTTTCCAACTGAGTGAGATGGACGCGACCGGAGCCGGCTGGCTCGACGCCTGTGGCGCGGGACCAGCGATGTTCAACATCGGGGCCTCGGCCACGGGCATCGTGCGCGGGGCCGCTTCGTAGGCGGCGCGCTGCATCGGCCCGGTTTCCCGGCGCTGGGGAAAGCGCCGAGCCGAGTCGCTACCCCCAGGCAACAGCGGCGGACAAATCCGCTGCTTCTTGGGCGATGCAGCGGTGGGCGCCGGTGCCGTAATGTCAGGCGACGCAGCGAGCCGTTCGACGGGAGCTTCCCACGGCGATTCCGGCGGTCCGGCGATCGTGGGCGTGATGACGGCGAAATAGCTCGCCGCTAGCACCGCCAAGGCGGCAACGGTCAATTGACCCAGCATCCGTGCCATGGTCGCGTCCCCGATGAGCAGGAGGGATAAGGAGCCTTGCAGGGCCGAGCGGTGATCGTGCCAGCGCAGCTAGCGCGGCACATCGACATCGGCCCACAAGCCGGCTCATGTATCGACCGGGGGGACTGCGAAAATGCAGACGATTCCGTGGACTTTGCGGCCTTGCTGGCGCGGCGCCTGCTTGCACCGGACGGTTAAGCGCCCGGCAGCTCAGCCGCAGGGATGACCGCCGCGGCCGGCGTTGCCTCGGACGCATTGGCCTTCAAATGCGCGGCCGGTTCGTACCACGCATCGGGACGCGGTTGTTCCGCGACCAGATCGACAGTCATCATCGTCAGGCCGCAGAACTTCGAGAAGGGCTGCCAGTGAAACTGAATCCGCCGCATGACGCCCGTGTCGGGATGGGCCCAAAGGTCCATTAAGTAGGGCTGATGAGGCTGCAGCGACTTTGGCCGGCAGCGGATGCGCTGCCAGGCCACGTACGGATCGGACAATGTCTGGCTCGAGGCATACGTCGCCGGCGACTCGCGCGGGTCGATCATCTCGGCGGGCAACAACTCGAGATCGAAATACTTGCGGGCCTCGTCGAGCAAAGCGGTCAACTGCAGCTCGG
This genomic interval carries:
- a CDS encoding DUF11 domain-containing protein; its protein translation is MARMLGQLTVAALAVLAASYFAVITPTIAGPPESPWEAPVERLAASPDITAPAPTAASPKKQRICPPLLPGGSDSARRFPQRRETGPMQRAAYEAAPRTMPVAEAPMLNIAGPAPQASSQPAPVASISLSWKLPAAATTEQAVEGALVVQNRGAAMAHEVVVQAELPAGLMLNGSEPPAEADGTICTWNLGQLDAGASRRIALQLTPTGQGNLVPTATVRSTTVAAGALSVIRPQLELTATANSQWQLGRSETLAFTVVNRGEATSNIELVVSLPEGLQHPDGPEVHYALGALGPGESRPIEITCTPAAAGEYDIQGTVHVGNSAVADASCAVVVERPTLELTAAGPKVRYVGRPASYTFEVHNPGPAATSNVRLAAELPPGLRFVSAGSGGGFDAASRQVTWFLGRLEPQTKTTVTLNVAAEAPGEQPLTASATGDGGATASVEGVIQVEGVAALEIELVSADDAVEIGAETVHELRLTNRGSKPATNLEVALRLGDELDATGASGATEAKCDSGDVVFAPLAALEPGESTTFSVHLRGAGAGKGRATAYARCAEQPDVIQAECLVTVYED